One stretch of Anabas testudineus chromosome 24, fAnaTes1.2, whole genome shotgun sequence DNA includes these proteins:
- the LOC113149058 gene encoding cysteine-rich protein 2-like produces MASKCPKCEKTVYFAEKVSSLGKDWHKFCLKCERCSKTLNPGGHAEHDGKPYCHKPCYAALFGPKGVNIGGAGSYVYDAPVNEAPAAVSMETDAKPEEQRKAPVRGPVKAASFSSFSGGPNICPRCNKTVYFAEKVSSLGKNWHRPCLRCERCSKTLAPGSHAEHDGQPYCHKPCYAVLFGPKGVNTGGVGSYIYDEPEAEDEAQP; encoded by the exons ATGGCGTCAAAATGTCCCAAATGCGAAAAGACTGTGTATTTCG CGGAGAAGGTGTCATCTTTAGGGAAAGACTGGCACAAGTTCTGTCTGAAATGTGAACGCTGCAGCAAGACGTTAAATCCAGGAGGTCATGCTGAG CACGATGGGAAGCCTTATTGCCACAAGCCGTGCTACGCTGCCCTCTTTGGAccaaaag GCGTGAACATCGGTGGAGCTGGTTCCTACGTTTACGACGCTCCTGTCAACGAAGCCCCTGCAGCagtttccatggaaacagaTGCCAaaccagaggagcagagaaaagCTCCTGTTCGGGGACCAGTGAAGG CTGCAAGCTTCTCGTCTTTCTCTGGAGGACCCAACATCTGTCCCAGGTGCAACAAGACAGTATACTTCG cTGAAAAGGTGTCATCTCTCGGAAAGAACTGGCACCGGCCCTGTCTGCGCTGCGAGCGATGCAGCAAGACTCTGGCCCCTGGGAGCCATGCAGAG cATGACGGACAGCCATACTGCCACAAGCCGTGCTACGCTGTGCTGTTCGGACCCAAAG gtgtgAACACTGGAGGTGTCGGCAGCTACATCTACGATGAGCCTGAAGCTGAAGATGAAGCACAGCCTTAa
- the LOC113149055 gene encoding proline-rich nuclear receptor coactivator 2-like: MLDPVHNDEANVENNNPVTLISSSDGVNTGNKTRQALMKKGGRKLRSTAPTHQQKPPRNHSVICLSDHNNNTLTGSSANRPAAQPGTEHPAGPATVLSLHHVKQGPRKEMLKSKGGRLERGTAQPGGQPARNLPRHDQVTQNANTRSHKPKQGPAPGVPHTTKKKDNSSPNKPPSHHQPSPQEQKKPLHASNNMKVLNSPRSSPEYLKDGEKVYAGAKFSEPPSPSVLPKPPSHWVGENELQQSNQSREQMTVHLKSLLKVQHAS, translated from the exons ATGTTGGATCCGGTTCACAACGATGAAGCCAACGTCGAAAACAACAACCCGGTGACGTTGATCTCCAGCAGCGATGGGGTAAACACGGGAAACAAAACGCGGCAGGCGCTGAtgaagaaaggagggaggaagcTGCGGTCGACGGCGCCGACGCATCAGCAGAAACCCCCGAGAAACCACTCGGTAATCTGCCTGTCGGATCACAATAACAACACCCTGACAGGCTCCTCTGCTAACAGACCTGCAGCTCAGCCCGGTACCGAGCACCCTGCGGGTCCAGCCACCGTCCTGAGCCTTCATCATGTCAAACAGGGACCCAGGAAAGAG atGCTGAAATCTAAAGGTGGGAGATTAGAGCGTGGTACAGCACAGCCAGGAGGCCAGCCTGCCCGCAACCTGCCCAGACACGATCAGGTCACCCAGAATGCAAACACCCGGAGCCACAAGCCCAAGCAGGGCCCAGCTCCTGGTGTTCCTCACACcacaaagaagaaagataaCAGCAGCCCGAATAAGCCCCCATCTCACCACCAGCCTTCACCCCAAGAGCAGAAGAAACCTCTCCACGCCTCCAACAATATGAAGGTCCTGAACTCGCCACGCTCCTCTCCTGAATACCTCAAAGACGGCGAGAAGGTCTATGCTGGAGCGAAGTTCAGTGAGCCACCCTCACCAAGTGTCTTACCTAAACCGCCCAGTCACTGGGTCGGAGAAAACGAGCTGCAGCAAAGCAACCAAAGCCGAGAGCAAATGACTGTTCACTTAAAGTCGCTGCTGAAGGTTCAACATGCATCATGA